Proteins encoded in a region of the Massilia sp. UMI-21 genome:
- a CDS encoding NAD-glutamate dehydrogenase, translating into MKDMSQDLRSQTLALVDANQSTGANAQVGALISAWLGSLDDEDLAGTAPESLAPVLWEGFSQLAQRSGPGCQIATMRYADSRGGMATALLILNDDMPYLVDSFVMALRKERQSAAGVMNAVLPVRRDASGLASAVGEAGAPLESIVLILMSDELEFSELDALTARIRMVANDAATVNRDAVKMADRLTAVAAAAANAGTPEGQEVAAFLEWAKNEGFEPFGYAYYVVKEGVRELERDIPSRIGVLADTAHPVYGTCLANIPGDFETLSRRADTLSIVKADVEGTLHRDQPLDFIGVRDTDAQGKILGEHCFVGLFTRAATATPLARLPFARGRVAKVLSIAGVRQEGFRAEKFVEILESLPRTEALEADPEWLAQVCSSVVSLYKQPRPKVFARRDVYARHLNVLVYLPRERFSAAVASSLASALKDSSGARDVRVQTLVADGPLARVYLIAHAARYPLDLETDIQQPLLAVLDGWHDRFAAMCNAVEDHAHRSSLRKLGANLPVSFVTATAPEIAFRDLQAVLKNGQHDRVSVRIEPGASRGTAARDASIRLYSGETVPSLSRILPALQNAGIAVDREQTWSFTTADGKRHNVTALAVDDESGAKLIKPGIAEVAEELFTALFNDEAEDGRMNGLTIEGGLSVREVQLVRAYISYWRQLGSKFSVRYMAETLRTQPALAMEFVTGFLLRFDPKLGEAEQASGTAKLVALKAGLSSVNHADTEEIMAALVDLVLATVRTNYFQKLEQGSSGDKIIFKVDTSNLALAPEPRPYREIYVFSRRFEGVHLRGGPVARGGLRWSDRMEDYRTEVLGLVKAQMVKNAVIVPAGSKGGFVCKQMPANAPREVVAAEGESVYRLFISSLLEVTDNRLRGTIVPPENTVRYDQDDPYLVVAADKGTATFSDIANSIAVKRGFWLGDAFASGGSNGYDHKKMGITAKGAFEAVKRHFYELGHDMNTTPVTMVGVGDMSGDVFGNGVLLSRQLKLLAAFDHRHIFLDPTPDVEVSFKERERMFALPRSSWEDYDKSLISQGGGVYPRNARSIDLSPEVRAALDIAESSLSPEELMHRILLAPVDLFYNGGIGTYIKCSSETHAQVKDRANDRIRVDGNELRCKVVAEGGNLGATQAGRIEFALCGGRIFTDAIDNSAGVDCSDHEVNIKIWLDTEVNAGELTEEDRNRVLNDMTGAVEDLVLRDNTLQTHLLTREAQAQATASVVDGYAALITNLESEGAVSRELEQLPTDAELARRKALGLGLSAPELAVVVANVKNRFKRTLAALDLTKEVWAESLLRPYFPAQLVATRDPLNHPLANAILATVLANEAVNRCGPLMLRDLAAEHRVDETEVVKAWARAWSALHLAPVFDALDADALKVPRDVSMAVDARTRSLLRAVIEGVLSLPSGTDGMAELSTLFAQADQLRVLSPARSEADGHSGLPAPFNAAWKAVETIESLATFLFAAVSVQRPGGMSLAQFLQVGMALRQQAGIDMLERGLKLPAQSKAQEQLRNYAMQALRRTQQRLLLQVIERAGQGVDPLAAVEEVTKARGLTGFAQPVELEQAMLDVWALSEGSSPERLAA; encoded by the coding sequence TCGCGCTGGTGGACGCAAACCAGTCCACCGGCGCCAATGCGCAGGTGGGAGCGCTCATCAGCGCCTGGCTCGGTTCGCTCGACGACGAGGACCTGGCCGGCACCGCGCCCGAGAGCCTGGCCCCGGTGCTGTGGGAAGGATTCTCGCAGCTGGCCCAGCGCAGCGGCCCCGGCTGCCAGATCGCCACGATGCGCTATGCGGACAGCCGCGGCGGCATGGCGACTGCCCTGCTGATCCTGAACGACGACATGCCTTACCTGGTCGATTCCTTCGTCATGGCCCTGCGCAAGGAGCGCCAGAGCGCCGCCGGCGTGATGAACGCCGTGCTGCCGGTGCGCCGTGACGCGAGCGGCCTGGCAAGCGCCGTCGGCGAAGCCGGCGCACCGCTGGAATCGATCGTGCTGATCCTGATGAGCGACGAGCTCGAATTCTCCGAACTGGATGCCCTGACCGCGCGCATCCGCATGGTCGCCAACGACGCCGCCACCGTGAACCGCGACGCCGTCAAGATGGCCGACCGCTTGACCGCGGTGGCCGCGGCTGCTGCCAACGCCGGCACCCCGGAAGGCCAGGAAGTGGCCGCCTTCCTCGAGTGGGCCAAGAACGAAGGCTTCGAGCCGTTCGGCTACGCCTACTATGTGGTGAAAGAGGGCGTGCGCGAGCTCGAGCGCGACATCCCGAGCCGCATCGGCGTGCTCGCCGACACCGCCCACCCAGTCTATGGCACCTGCCTGGCGAACATCCCGGGCGACTTCGAAACCCTGTCGCGCCGTGCCGACACCCTGTCGATCGTCAAGGCCGACGTCGAGGGCACGCTGCACCGCGACCAGCCGCTCGACTTCATCGGCGTGCGCGACACCGATGCCCAGGGCAAGATCCTGGGCGAGCACTGCTTCGTCGGCCTGTTCACCCGCGCCGCCACCGCGACCCCGCTGGCGCGCCTGCCGTTCGCGCGCGGCCGCGTCGCCAAGGTGCTGTCGATCGCCGGCGTGCGCCAGGAAGGTTTCCGCGCCGAGAAGTTCGTCGAGATCCTCGAGTCGCTGCCGCGCACCGAAGCGCTGGAAGCCGATCCGGAATGGCTGGCCCAGGTGTGCAGCTCGGTCGTGTCGCTGTACAAGCAACCGCGCCCGAAGGTCTTCGCACGCCGCGACGTGTATGCGCGCCACCTGAACGTGCTGGTCTACCTGCCGCGCGAGCGCTTCAGCGCCGCCGTGGCATCGAGCCTGGCCTCGGCCCTGAAGGACAGTTCGGGCGCGCGCGACGTGCGCGTCCAGACCCTGGTGGCCGACGGCCCGCTGGCGCGCGTCTACCTGATCGCGCATGCCGCCCGCTACCCGCTCGACCTCGAAACCGACATCCAGCAGCCGCTGCTGGCGGTGCTGGATGGCTGGCATGACCGTTTCGCCGCCATGTGCAACGCGGTCGAAGACCACGCGCATCGCAGCAGCCTGCGCAAGCTCGGCGCCAACCTTCCGGTCTCGTTCGTCACCGCCACCGCGCCGGAAATCGCTTTCCGCGACCTGCAGGCGGTGCTGAAGAACGGCCAGCACGACCGCGTCAGCGTGCGCATCGAGCCGGGCGCGAGCCGCGGCACCGCGGCGCGCGACGCCTCGATTCGCCTGTACTCGGGCGAGACCGTGCCGTCGCTGTCGCGCATCCTGCCGGCCCTGCAGAACGCCGGCATCGCGGTCGACCGCGAGCAGACCTGGTCGTTCACCACCGCGGACGGCAAGCGCCACAACGTCACCGCGCTGGCCGTGGACGATGAAAGCGGCGCCAAGCTGATCAAGCCGGGCATCGCCGAGGTGGCCGAAGAGCTGTTCACCGCCCTGTTCAACGACGAGGCCGAAGACGGCCGCATGAACGGCCTGACCATCGAGGGCGGCCTGTCGGTGCGCGAAGTGCAGCTGGTGCGCGCCTACATCAGCTACTGGCGCCAGCTGGGCTCGAAGTTCTCGGTGCGCTACATGGCCGAAACCCTGCGCACCCAGCCGGCCCTGGCGATGGAATTCGTCACCGGCTTCCTGCTGCGCTTCGATCCGAAGCTCGGCGAGGCCGAGCAGGCTTCGGGCACCGCCAAGCTGGTCGCCCTGAAGGCCGGCCTGTCGAGCGTGAACCACGCCGACACCGAGGAAATCATGGCGGCCCTGGTCGACCTGGTGCTGGCCACGGTGCGCACCAACTACTTCCAGAAGCTGGAGCAAGGCTCCAGCGGTGACAAAATAATCTTCAAGGTCGACACCAGCAACCTGGCGCTGGCGCCGGAACCGCGTCCGTACCGCGAGATCTACGTGTTCTCGCGCCGCTTCGAAGGCGTGCACCTGCGCGGCGGCCCGGTCGCCCGCGGCGGCCTGCGCTGGTCGGACCGCATGGAAGACTACCGCACCGAAGTGCTGGGCCTGGTGAAGGCGCAGATGGTGAAGAACGCCGTCATCGTGCCGGCCGGTTCGAAGGGCGGCTTCGTGTGCAAGCAGATGCCGGCCAACGCCCCGCGTGAAGTGGTGGCGGCCGAGGGCGAGTCGGTATACCGCCTGTTCATCTCCAGCCTGCTGGAAGTGACCGACAACCGCTTGCGCGGCACCATCGTTCCGCCGGAGAACACCGTGCGCTACGACCAGGACGATCCGTACCTGGTGGTGGCCGCCGACAAAGGCACCGCGACCTTCTCGGACATCGCCAACAGCATCGCCGTCAAGCGCGGCTTCTGGCTGGGCGACGCCTTCGCCTCGGGCGGCTCGAACGGCTACGATCACAAGAAGATGGGCATCACCGCCAAGGGCGCGTTCGAAGCGGTCAAGCGCCACTTCTACGAACTGGGCCACGACATGAACACAACCCCGGTGACCATGGTGGGCGTGGGCGACATGTCGGGCGACGTGTTCGGCAACGGCGTGCTGCTGTCGCGCCAGCTCAAGCTGCTGGCCGCGTTCGACCACCGCCACATCTTCCTGGACCCGACCCCGGATGTCGAAGTCTCGTTCAAGGAACGCGAACGCATGTTCGCGCTCCCACGCTCCTCGTGGGAAGACTATGACAAGAGCCTGATCTCGCAGGGCGGCGGCGTGTACCCGCGCAATGCGCGCTCGATCGACCTGAGCCCGGAAGTGCGCGCCGCGCTCGACATCGCGGAAAGCTCGCTGTCGCCGGAAGAGCTGATGCACCGCATCCTGCTGGCGCCGGTGGACCTGTTCTACAACGGCGGCATCGGCACCTACATCAAGTGCTCGAGCGAGACCCACGCCCAGGTCAAGGACCGCGCCAACGACCGCATCCGCGTCGATGGCAACGAATTGCGCTGCAAGGTGGTGGCCGAGGGCGGCAACCTGGGCGCGACCCAGGCCGGCCGTATCGAGTTCGCCCTGTGCGGCGGCCGCATCTTCACCGATGCGATCGACAACTCGGCCGGCGTGGACTGCTCGGACCACGAAGTCAACATCAAGATCTGGCTGGACACCGAAGTCAACGCCGGTGAGCTGACGGAAGAAGACCGTAACCGCGTGCTGAACGATATGACCGGCGCGGTCGAAGACCTGGTCCTGCGCGACAACACGCTGCAGACCCACCTCCTGACCCGCGAAGCGCAGGCGCAGGCCACCGCTTCGGTGGTGGACGGCTATGCCGCCCTGATCACCAACCTGGAATCGGAAGGCGCCGTCTCGCGCGAGCTGGAACAGCTGCCGACCGATGCCGAGCTTGCCCGCCGCAAGGCACTCGGCCTGGGCCTGAGCGCACCGGAACTGGCGGTCGTCGTCGCCAACGTGAAGAACCGCTTCAAGCGCACCCTGGCGGCGCTCGATCTCACCAAGGAGGTCTGGGCCGAATCGCTGCTGCGTCCGTACTTCCCGGCGCAGCTGGTCGCTACCCGCGATCCGCTGAACCACCCGCTGGCCAATGCCATCCTGGCCACCGTGCTGGCCAACGAGGCGGTCAACCGCTGCGGTCCGCTGATGCTGCGCGACCTGGCTGCCGAGCACCGCGTCGACGAAACCGAAGTGGTCAAGGCCTGGGCGCGCGCCTGGTCGGCGCTGCACCTGGCGCCGGTGTTCGATGCCCTCGACGCCGACGCGCTGAAGGTGCCGCGTGACGTCTCGATGGCGGTCGATGCGCGCACCCGTTCGCTGCTGCGCGCCGTGATCGAAGGCGTGCTGTCGCTCCCGAGCGGCACCGACGGCATGGCCGAGCTGTCGACCTTGTTCGCCCAGGCCGACCAGCTCCGCGTCTTGAGCCCGGCCCGTTCGGAAGCGGACGGTCACAGCGGCCTGCCGGCGCCCTTCAACGCGGCCTGGAAAGCGGTCGAGACCATCGAGTCGCTGGCCACCTTCCTGTTCGCGGCGGTTTCGGTGCAGCGTCCGGGCGGCATGAGCCTGGCCCAGTTCCTGCAGGTCGGCATGGCCCTGCGCCAGCAGGCCGGCATCGACATGCTGGAGCGCGGCCTGAAGCTGCCGGCGCAGAGCAAGGCGCAGGAACAGCTGCGCAACTACGCGATGCAGGCCCTGCGCCGCACCCAGCAGCGCCTGCTGCTGCAAGTGATCGAGCGTGCCGGCCAGGGCGTCGACCCGCTCGCAGCTGTCGAGGAAGTGACCAAGGCGCGTGGCCTGACCGGCTTCGCACAGCCGGTCGAGCTCGAGCAGGCCATGCTGGACGTCTGGGCGCTGTCGGAAGGCTCCAGCCCGGAACGCCTGGCGGCATAA